A section of the Fibrobacter sp. UWH6 genome encodes:
- a CDS encoding sugar nucleotidyltransferase: MKIVLPVAGNGLRLRPYTENLPKCLLPVAGKTILDWIVEDSLFLKPAETIFITGYKAETVDSFLAERSAWGKTRTVVQNNPQGLGEAISLALPFVGDDEPLLIILGDTLFEADLSVLEQADENILYTFKVEDPRRFGVAVTDAEGRIERLVEKPQEFVSDEAIVGIYYIKDTKVLKESLKYLMVNDIRTKNEFQLTDALEMMIQKGCRFRTAPVSKWLDCGLAETLLETNAHVLNRNDNSADFIRDDVKVIAPCYIGKDAKLTNCTIGPNVAVGDGCVVENCTIENAVLWNGVTVCNKQLDNVIIHE; the protein is encoded by the coding sequence ATGAAGATTGTTCTCCCTGTTGCTGGCAATGGACTGCGTCTGCGTCCTTATACCGAAAATCTGCCGAAGTGTTTGCTTCCGGTGGCCGGCAAGACTATTTTGGACTGGATTGTTGAAGACTCATTGTTTTTGAAGCCTGCCGAAACCATTTTTATCACTGGTTACAAGGCTGAAACTGTTGATTCATTCCTTGCAGAACGTTCCGCATGGGGTAAAACCCGTACTGTCGTCCAGAATAACCCCCAGGGCCTGGGTGAAGCCATCAGTTTGGCTCTTCCTTTTGTTGGCGACGATGAGCCGCTCCTGATTATTTTGGGCGATACTCTTTTTGAGGCCGATCTTTCTGTGCTGGAACAGGCTGACGAAAACATCCTCTACACCTTCAAGGTGGAAGATCCCCGTCGCTTTGGCGTGGCCGTGACTGATGCCGAAGGTCGTATTGAACGCCTGGTCGAAAAACCTCAGGAATTCGTTTCTGATGAAGCCATTGTGGGCATCTATTACATCAAGGATACCAAGGTCCTTAAGGAATCCCTCAAGTATCTGATGGTCAACGATATTCGTACCAAGAACGAATTCCAGCTGACCGACGCCCTTGAAATGATGATCCAGAAGGGTTGCCGTTTCCGTACTGCACCTGTAAGCAAGTGGTTGGATTGCGGTCTGGCAGAAACCCTGCTCGAAACCAATGCTCACGTGTTGAACCGCAATGACAATTCCGCTGACTTTATAAGAGACGACGTGAAGGTTATTGCTCCCTGCTATATTGGCAAGGATGCCAAGCTGACCAATTGCACCATCGGTCCTAACGTGGCGGTTGGCGACGGTTGCGTTGTCGAAAATTGCACAATCGAGAATGCTGTCCTCTGGAACGGAGTCACGGTCTGCAATAAGCAGCTTGATAACGTTATCATCCACGAGTAG
- a CDS encoding iron-containing alcohol dehydrogenase — MNNFTFYSPTEFVFGRSTESQVGELCLKHGASRVMIIYGGGSVVRSGLLDRVKSALTAAGIAFTEMGGVQPNPIDTKVREGLEIAREFKPDMLLPVGGGSVIDTAKAMAVGYHYEGDFWDLYEVVGSKKKATGTRALPIGVVLTIPAAGSEGSGNSVITNTTTKVKVGIRYPMILRPKFAVMNPELTMTLPEWQTASGVSDMMAHILERYLSNTPDVQIGDRLAEGMLLAIMECAEKVIANPDDYEARANIMWSATIAHNDTCSIGRVEDWNSHAMEHEISAEYDVTHGAGLAVIFPAFLQYGAKHNPHKIAQLGHRVLGVANSGDEAADAMAGALALKTWFHDKLHMPVTFAQLGVENPNLELLNERLHKLKGEVLKGYMDLDAAATMEIYKLAL, encoded by the coding sequence ATGAACAACTTTACTTTCTACAGTCCTACAGAATTTGTTTTCGGTCGTTCCACAGAATCCCAGGTAGGGGAGCTTTGCCTTAAGCATGGCGCTAGCCGCGTGATGATTATTTACGGTGGGGGCAGCGTGGTGCGCTCCGGTCTTTTGGACCGTGTGAAAAGTGCATTGACCGCTGCAGGAATTGCCTTTACAGAAATGGGTGGCGTGCAGCCGAACCCCATTGATACCAAGGTTCGCGAGGGCCTTGAAATTGCCCGCGAATTTAAGCCGGACATGTTGCTGCCGGTGGGTGGCGGTTCCGTTATCGATACGGCCAAGGCTATGGCTGTGGGTTACCATTACGAAGGTGACTTCTGGGATTTGTACGAAGTGGTAGGTAGCAAGAAGAAGGCGACGGGAACCCGTGCGCTGCCTATTGGCGTAGTGCTGACTATTCCTGCGGCTGGTTCCGAGGGTTCCGGCAATTCCGTCATTACCAATACCACCACCAAGGTGAAGGTGGGTATCCGCTATCCCATGATTCTTCGCCCGAAGTTTGCGGTGATGAATCCTGAATTGACTATGACTTTGCCGGAATGGCAGACAGCCAGCGGCGTCAGCGATATGATGGCCCACATTCTGGAACGTTACCTGAGCAACACTCCTGACGTGCAGATTGGCGACCGCCTTGCCGAGGGCATGCTCCTTGCCATTATGGAATGTGCAGAAAAGGTCATCGCAAATCCCGATGATTACGAAGCCCGCGCTAACATCATGTGGAGCGCTACTATCGCCCATAACGATACTTGTTCCATCGGCCGCGTGGAAGACTGGAACAGCCACGCCATGGAACATGAAATTTCTGCAGAGTACGATGTGACTCACGGCGCAGGCCTTGCGGTGATTTTCCCGGCGTTCCTGCAGTACGGTGCCAAGCACAATCCTCACAAGATTGCCCAGCTGGGTCATCGCGTGTTAGGCGTTGCGAACTCCGGCGACGAAGCTGCCGACGCTATGGCGGGTGCTCTTGCCCTCAAGACTTGGTTCCACGACAAGTTGCATATGCCTGTGACTTTTGCTCAGCTGGGGGTGGAAAATCCCAACCTGGAATTGCTCAACGAACGCCTTCATAAGTTGAAGGGGGAGGTTCTTAAGGGCTATATGGATTTGGATGCCGCAGCTACTATGGAAATTTACAAGCTGGCCTTGTAA
- a CDS encoding FISUMP domain-containing protein, which translates to MIGSQTWMAENLNYADSVQTPSLKESSWCRNDDADECSIFGRLYTWIAAIDSISLANDANDPQNCGYGVVCDCLKDDALALAPVQGVCPNGWHLPSLAEWETLFESVGGCESDFWSVTQNESEDYHGRYAYYVFMTCYADYAFLQGSDRVKSNAMSFAASRISQYSSLIKNVCQNLRVIVV; encoded by the coding sequence GTGATTGGCTCTCAAACCTGGATGGCCGAGAATCTGAACTATGCGGATTCTGTGCAGACCCCGAGTCTCAAGGAAAGTTCCTGGTGCCGTAATGATGACGCCGATGAATGCTCCATTTTTGGACGCCTCTATACGTGGATTGCTGCCATTGATTCGATCTCGTTGGCTAATGACGCGAATGACCCGCAGAATTGTGGCTATGGAGTCGTATGTGATTGTTTAAAAGACGATGCTCTTGCTTTGGCTCCAGTACAAGGTGTTTGCCCCAACGGATGGCATTTGCCCAGTTTAGCGGAATGGGAAACTTTGTTTGAAAGTGTTGGCGGCTGTGAATCTGATTTTTGGTCCGTTACCCAAAATGAAAGTGAAGATTATCATGGCCGATACGCATATTACGTGTTCATGACTTGTTATGCAGACTATGCTTTTTTGCAAGGTAGTGACCGTGTCAAATCGAATGCGATGTCGTTCGCTGCCTCGAGGATTAGTCAGTACAGTAGTCTTATCAAAAATGTTTGTCAAAATTTACGAGTAATAGTGGTTTGA
- a CDS encoding nitroreductase family protein gives MEFLDLVKNRYSCRKFCDKNVEEEKLLQILEAGRLAPTAMNHQPLKIFVVKSAQSLEKLRGITRMAYNAPVVLMVCYDKDLCYRALNYNDEHECGDMDASIVTTTMMMQATELGLNTLWARGFNAVEIARAFELPENLKLSCLLDIGYADPAEGGPSPRHSVRKGMEELVSEI, from the coding sequence ATGGAATTTTTGGATTTGGTGAAAAATCGCTACAGTTGCCGCAAATTTTGTGACAAGAATGTTGAAGAAGAAAAGCTTCTGCAGATTTTGGAAGCTGGGCGTCTGGCTCCTACGGCGATGAATCATCAACCATTGAAGATTTTCGTTGTAAAGTCTGCCCAGTCGCTGGAAAAACTCCGCGGAATTACCCGCATGGCCTACAACGCCCCGGTTGTTCTTATGGTTTGTTACGACAAGGACTTGTGTTACCGCGCCCTAAATTACAACGACGAACACGAATGCGGCGATATGGATGCCAGCATTGTAACCACGACAATGATGATGCAGGCCACGGAACTGGGTCTGAATACTTTGTGGGCACGAGGATTCAATGCCGTGGAAATTGCACGGGCTTTTGAATTGCCTGAAAATTTGAAGTTGAGCTGCCTATTGGATATCGGCTATGCCGATCCTGCAGAAGGTGGCCCCAGCCCCCGCCATTCCGTTCGAAAGGGAATGGAAGAGCTGGTTTCCGAAATTTAG
- a CDS encoding tyrosine recombinase → MSPNFNRLDAYMAFLGVERNLSPATIQSYQEDLRHFVGWLDEHSLDLKALTPEKLDEFLSDAAAHEEYSPTSIARHFSSLRGFLKYMQNQGEYDFSTESMLATPRLGHYLPQYLTREEVDSVFESAANGKNPLRDTAMFELMYSAGLRISETLGIKLTHLDLENEWLTPIGKGNKQRLIPLGSKAKENLKEWIERGRPLTHPETDNVILNSRGKPMSRMGAWKIVQQHTMHLTKQVSPHTFRHSFATHCLEAGMDLRVLQELLGHADISTTQIYTHVDKEFIKQEHKSFHPREVAQRESREDGGKNGN, encoded by the coding sequence ATGAGCCCAAATTTCAACCGACTTGACGCCTATATGGCATTCCTGGGGGTCGAGAGAAACCTCTCCCCGGCCACGATCCAGAGCTATCAAGAAGATTTGCGCCATTTCGTTGGATGGTTAGACGAACATTCTCTAGATTTAAAAGCCCTAACCCCAGAAAAACTGGACGAATTTTTATCCGATGCGGCCGCTCACGAGGAATACTCCCCCACCAGCATCGCCAGGCATTTCTCCAGCCTCCGAGGATTTCTGAAGTACATGCAGAACCAGGGCGAGTACGATTTCAGTACCGAGAGCATGCTGGCCACACCGCGACTGGGCCACTACCTGCCCCAATACCTAACCCGCGAAGAAGTGGACAGCGTATTCGAAAGCGCCGCCAACGGCAAGAACCCATTGAGAGACACAGCCATGTTCGAGCTGATGTATAGTGCGGGCCTTCGCATTTCAGAAACTTTGGGAATCAAGCTGACGCACCTGGACCTGGAAAACGAATGGCTGACCCCTATCGGCAAGGGCAACAAGCAGCGTCTCATTCCGCTAGGCAGCAAGGCCAAGGAAAACCTGAAAGAATGGATCGAGCGAGGTCGTCCCCTCACCCATCCGGAAACAGACAACGTAATTTTAAATTCCCGCGGCAAGCCCATGAGCCGCATGGGCGCTTGGAAGATCGTGCAGCAACATACCATGCACTTGACTAAGCAGGTATCGCCCCACACCTTCCGCCACAGCTTCGCCACCCACTGTCTCGAAGCGGGCATGGACCTCCGCGTGCTGCAGGAACTGCTGGGTCACGCCGACATCAGCACCACCCAGATCTACACTCATGTGGACAAGGAATTTATCAAGCAGGAACACAAGAGTTTCCACCCCCGCGAAGTGGCACAACGAGAATCTCGCGAGGATGGCGGAAAGAACGGGAATTAA
- the purB gene encoding adenylosuccinate lyase, which translates to MRDQFESPLIQRYASKEMSFIFSPQYKFQTWRKLWIYLAESEKELGLPITQEQVDELKAHATDINFDVAEEEEKRRRHDVMSHVYAYGVQCPKAKGIIHLGATSAFVGDNTDLIQMQQALIIVRKRLCRVMDKLSKFAMEYKDMAQLGATHFQAAQLTTVGKRACLWLQDLLIDLEEVNFLIEVLPFRGVKGTTGTQASFMDLFNGDEEKIMELDRRVTAKAGFKRVLTITGQTYTRKWDNRVNQVLSSIAQSLHKFATDMRLMQGVKEVEEPFEKTQIGSSAMAYKRNPMRSERICSLARFVMAQVNSTAITQATQWFERTLDDSANKRLAIPEAFLAMDAMLIIAENVTNGLVVYPKVIEKRIMAELPFMATENIIMEGVKNGGDRQELHEEIRVMSQEAGRVVKEQGKDNDLLERVLKNEKLQKLGITEEKLKEILDLKKFVGRAPGQVVKFVTEEVRPAIDAIADWDNIDAGELKV; encoded by the coding sequence ATGCGTGACCAATTCGAAAGCCCGCTGATTCAGCGTTATGCTTCTAAGGAAATGAGTTTCATCTTCAGCCCGCAGTACAAGTTCCAGACTTGGCGCAAGCTGTGGATCTACCTGGCCGAATCCGAAAAGGAACTTGGCCTGCCCATTACCCAGGAACAGGTGGACGAACTGAAGGCTCACGCAACAGACATCAACTTTGACGTTGCCGAAGAAGAAGAAAAGCGCCGCCGTCACGACGTGATGAGCCACGTTTACGCTTACGGTGTGCAGTGCCCCAAGGCTAAGGGCATCATCCACCTGGGTGCAACTTCCGCTTTCGTTGGCGACAACACTGACCTCATCCAGATGCAGCAGGCTTTGATCATCGTCCGTAAGCGCCTCTGCCGCGTGATGGATAAGCTTTCCAAGTTCGCCATGGAATACAAGGACATGGCTCAGCTGGGTGCAACTCACTTCCAGGCTGCTCAGCTCACCACCGTTGGTAAGCGCGCTTGCCTCTGGCTCCAGGATTTGCTCATCGACCTGGAAGAAGTCAACTTCCTCATCGAAGTTCTTCCGTTCCGCGGCGTAAAGGGCACCACCGGTACCCAGGCTTCCTTCATGGACCTGTTCAACGGCGACGAAGAAAAGATCATGGAACTGGACCGCCGCGTTACCGCCAAGGCTGGCTTCAAGCGCGTGCTCACCATCACCGGCCAGACCTACACCCGTAAGTGGGACAACCGCGTGAACCAGGTGCTTAGCTCCATCGCTCAGTCCCTCCATAAGTTTGCAACCGACATGCGCCTCATGCAGGGCGTTAAGGAAGTGGAAGAACCGTTCGAAAAGACTCAGATCGGTTCCTCTGCCATGGCTTACAAGCGTAACCCCATGCGTTCCGAACGTATCTGCTCTCTCGCTCGTTTCGTCATGGCCCAGGTGAACAGCACCGCTATCACTCAGGCTACCCAGTGGTTCGAACGTACTCTGGACGACTCCGCCAACAAGCGTCTCGCCATTCCTGAAGCATTCCTCGCTATGGATGCAATGCTCATCATCGCTGAAAACGTCACGAACGGCCTCGTGGTTTACCCGAAGGTTATCGAAAAGCGTATCATGGCAGAACTTCCGTTCATGGCTACCGAAAACATCATCATGGAAGGCGTGAAGAATGGCGGCGACCGTCAGGAACTCCACGAAGAAATCCGCGTGATGTCTCAGGAAGCTGGCCGCGTCGTTAAGGAACAGGGTAAGGATAATGACCTTCTCGAACGCGTTCTCAAGAACGAAAAGCTCCAGAAGCTGGGCATCACCGAAGAAAAGCTGAAGGAAATTCTCGACCTGAAGAAGTTCGTCGGTCGCGCTCCTGGCCAGGTTGTGAAGTTCGTTACCGAAGAAGTTCGCCCGGCTATCGACGCTATTGCTGATTGGGATAATATCGACGCCGGCGAACTGAAGGTTTAA
- the ruvX gene encoding Holliday junction resolvase RuvX, producing MNYLALDYGEHRVGVAFADSELKFAFARETIDQKTTNLWVRLDALVKENKVNAFVVGMPYHPDGRANGKNVVVEKFVQDLKERFPGMPVYTQDESYSSVQAQACTAHFSKKKKQKSKAVIDQLAAQIILQRWLDEN from the coding sequence ATGAACTATCTTGCCCTGGATTATGGCGAACATCGTGTGGGAGTCGCTTTTGCCGATTCCGAACTGAAGTTTGCTTTCGCCCGCGAAACTATCGACCAGAAGACCACAAACTTGTGGGTCCGTCTAGATGCTCTTGTCAAGGAAAACAAGGTGAACGCCTTTGTGGTCGGTATGCCGTACCATCCCGATGGTCGTGCCAATGGCAAGAACGTTGTGGTCGAAAAGTTTGTGCAGGATCTCAAGGAACGTTTCCCGGGTATGCCTGTCTACACTCAGGATGAATCCTATTCCAGCGTGCAGGCCCAGGCTTGTACCGCACATTTCAGCAAGAAGAAAAAACAAAAGAGCAAGGCGGTTATTGACCAGCTTGCAGCCCAGATTATCTTGCAGCGTTGGTTAGACGAGAATTAA
- a CDS encoding phosphotransferase: MTVVNIDGKIENNNLSIILSGKVDSSNAGDAEKQVMELLGDNSPTAATIDAEKLEYISSAGLRILLKLKKKIPTVTVINVTSEVYDIFEVTGFTEILDVQKAYRCVSIEGCPEIGRGAYGTVYRLSEDSIVKVYRVEGANSIDIIKREQENARKAFVYGMPTAISYDIVKVGNDMGVVYEMLDAQTVGSYITEHPEEFDQRIQQIADLARSIHATVVKNNEFQSFKEFIIGEMEHVRKWVNEEQFQQILDTIAAIPDPSTLLHGDFHPKNTLIRNGEIELIDMGDVRVGHPIFEFSSMCMLDTLLKNNPQMQPWQFMGTDEATASKVWPAFIKSYLGDKFNPQTAELLIKAAQIGMLIKVLPSIAARVNAAPEPRPESIAMLTSRIETLLAIKPEMIAGLFKQVDALLQN, encoded by the coding sequence ATGACTGTTGTAAATATTGACGGGAAAATCGAGAATAACAATCTCAGCATTATCCTATCCGGTAAGGTTGATTCATCCAACGCAGGCGATGCAGAAAAGCAGGTGATGGAACTACTCGGAGACAACTCCCCTACAGCCGCCACCATTGACGCAGAAAAACTGGAATACATTTCTTCTGCAGGTCTGCGTATCCTTCTCAAGCTTAAAAAGAAAATTCCCACAGTTACAGTCATCAACGTTACCAGCGAAGTGTACGACATCTTCGAAGTGACTGGTTTTACAGAAATTCTGGACGTTCAAAAGGCCTATCGATGCGTAAGTATCGAGGGTTGTCCGGAAATCGGCCGCGGCGCTTATGGCACAGTCTATCGTCTGAGCGAAGATTCCATTGTCAAGGTCTACAGGGTTGAAGGCGCCAACTCCATTGACATCATCAAGCGCGAACAGGAAAACGCCCGCAAGGCATTTGTCTACGGCATGCCCACAGCCATCAGCTACGACATCGTCAAGGTTGGCAATGATATGGGCGTGGTTTATGAAATGCTAGACGCCCAGACCGTGGGTTCCTACATTACCGAGCATCCCGAAGAATTTGACCAGCGTATCCAGCAGATTGCGGACTTGGCCCGCAGCATTCACGCCACCGTCGTAAAGAACAACGAATTCCAGAGTTTCAAGGAATTTATTATCGGCGAAATGGAACACGTCAGAAAGTGGGTCAACGAGGAACAGTTCCAGCAAATCCTGGATACAATCGCCGCCATTCCCGACCCGTCCACATTGCTCCACGGTGATTTCCACCCCAAGAACACCTTGATCCGCAATGGTGAAATTGAACTGATTGACATGGGCGACGTCAGAGTGGGCCACCCCATCTTTGAGTTCAGCAGCATGTGCATGCTGGACACCCTTCTCAAGAACAACCCCCAGATGCAGCCCTGGCAATTCATGGGAACCGACGAAGCCACGGCTTCAAAGGTTTGGCCCGCATTTATCAAGAGCTACCTGGGAGACAAGTTCAATCCCCAGACCGCTGAACTGCTAATCAAGGCAGCCCAGATCGGTATGTTGATCAAGGTTCTCCCCAGCATTGCGGCAAGAGTCAATGCGGCACCCGAACCCAGACCCGAAAGTATCGCCATGCTGACTTCCAGGATTGAAACCCTGTTAGCCATCAAGCCCGAAATGATCGCCGGCCTGTTCAAGCAGGTTGACGCCTTGCTCCAGAACTAA
- the leuB gene encoding 3-isopropylmalate dehydrogenase yields MSKNYKIAVLPGDGIGPEVMKEAVRVLDVVSKKFGFDVNAEWANVGGAAYDESGSPLPESTLKLGEASDCILFGSVGGPKWEHLPPNLQPERGALLPLRKHFKLFCNLRPARVYKELAGACPLRSDIVGDGFNILTVRELTGDVYFGQPKGREGVPGSKEEIGFDTMKYSRYEVERIARFAFDAAMLRNKKVASIDKANVLTTSVLWREVVNDVIKDYPELTLEHLYVDNAAMQLLKRPRDFDVMLCPNLFGDILTDECAMLTGSMGLLPSASIAEGSFGLYEPAGGSAPDIAGKGIANPLAQILSTALMLRYTFKEEEAARAIEAACEKVISQGYRTGDIYQEGCTKVGTTGMGDAIIAALK; encoded by the coding sequence ATGAGCAAGAATTACAAGATTGCAGTTCTCCCGGGCGACGGTATCGGTCCGGAAGTGATGAAGGAAGCTGTCCGCGTTCTGGACGTTGTTTCCAAGAAGTTCGGTTTCGACGTGAACGCAGAATGGGCCAACGTTGGTGGCGCTGCTTACGACGAAAGCGGTTCTCCGCTGCCGGAGTCCACCCTCAAGCTGGGTGAAGCTTCTGACTGTATTCTTTTCGGCTCTGTGGGTGGCCCGAAGTGGGAACACCTTCCTCCTAACCTGCAGCCGGAACGCGGTGCTCTGCTCCCCCTCCGTAAGCACTTCAAGCTTTTCTGCAACCTCCGTCCCGCTCGCGTCTATAAGGAACTGGCCGGTGCTTGTCCCCTCCGTTCCGACATCGTCGGTGACGGCTTCAACATTCTTACCGTTCGTGAACTGACTGGTGACGTTTACTTCGGTCAGCCCAAAGGCCGCGAAGGCGTTCCTGGCTCCAAGGAAGAAATCGGTTTCGACACCATGAAGTACAGCCGCTACGAAGTGGAACGCATCGCTCGCTTCGCTTTCGACGCCGCCATGCTCCGCAACAAGAAGGTTGCTTCCATCGATAAGGCTAACGTTCTGACCACTTCCGTTCTGTGGCGCGAAGTCGTGAACGATGTCATCAAGGACTATCCGGAACTGACCCTCGAACACCTCTACGTGGACAACGCTGCTATGCAGCTCCTGAAGCGCCCCCGCGACTTCGACGTCATGCTCTGCCCGAACCTGTTCGGCGACATCCTGACCGACGAATGCGCAATGCTCACCGGTTCCATGGGTCTTCTCCCCTCCGCTTCTATTGCAGAAGGTTCCTTCGGTCTGTACGAACCGGCAGGTGGTTCCGCTCCGGACATCGCTGGCAAGGGCATCGCTAACCCGCTGGCACAGATCCTCTCCACTGCACTCATGCTCCGTTACACCTTCAAGGAAGAAGAAGCTGCTCGCGCCATCGAAGCTGCTTGCGAAAAGGTGATTTCTCAGGGCTACCGCACTGGCGACATCTACCAGGAAGGCTGCACCAAGGTCGGCACCACCGGCATGGGTGATGCAATCATCGCTGCTTTGAAGTAA
- a CDS encoding carbonic anhydrase, whose product MIQEMLAYNKEFVANKGYEKFATSKYPDKKIAIVTCMDTRLVELLPAALGIKNGDVKMIKNAGGTITNPFDSTVRSLLVAIYELGVNEIMIIGHTGCGVQGMDAQEMLHLMKERGVDEEHISLMRHCGIDLDSWLHGFEDTEAAVLETVDLVKNHPLVPKDIVVRGYIMESETGALKSL is encoded by the coding sequence ATGATTCAGGAAATGCTCGCCTATAACAAGGAATTTGTAGCCAACAAGGGCTACGAGAAATTCGCCACCAGTAAATATCCCGACAAGAAGATTGCCATCGTCACCTGCATGGACACACGCCTAGTGGAACTGCTCCCTGCAGCGCTAGGCATCAAGAACGGTGACGTGAAGATGATCAAGAATGCCGGCGGCACCATTACCAATCCTTTCGATAGTACCGTCCGAAGCCTGCTGGTAGCCATCTACGAGCTGGGCGTCAACGAAATCATGATTATCGGCCACACCGGCTGCGGCGTGCAGGGCATGGACGCCCAGGAAATGCTCCACCTGATGAAGGAACGTGGTGTAGACGAAGAGCACATCAGCCTCATGCGCCATTGCGGTATCGATCTGGATTCCTGGCTGCACGGATTTGAAGATACGGAAGCAGCAGTTCTCGAAACCGTAGACTTAGTAAAGAACCATCCCCTGGTTCCCAAGGATATCGTGGTCCGAGGATACATCATGGAATCCGAAACAGGTGCGCTAAAATCACTTTAA
- a CDS encoding diguanylate cyclase domain-containing protein — MKKLVLFSKKSKVDKTLQSILVENFDSQFLTTESGNGIWGTLTETNPDIILIMSDAATDNDYSLLKAIQSKKTLLPASVIVVTPKTPSDKEFKCLDYGVLDFISAPYSKQLIVNRLEKLTNVKESIHLQELEYILKRLPSNIFLKDAEGKYVFCTHYWHHLHGADEPGWTIRGKTDVEIRKDKENAKMAMEKDKEIIRTGKGAHYVIEVNADGIQEFLEIIKEPVHDDKGNIYGIVALINNVTEQEKLKRQLHRLAITDELTGLYNRTYLNEILGTIATDDKLPLGFISADCNYLKQVNDYYGHLIGDEYIRLVGVLFKMVLPEDAMFFRMGGDEFLAIIPRTTEPQLLNYILHLKSKAQMLQIRGRRFSVAFGYSCMTSKNDDIIKYLERADHEMYTDKAEKKRKDD; from the coding sequence ATGAAAAAACTGGTTCTATTCTCAAAGAAATCGAAAGTTGACAAGACGCTCCAGAGCATCCTTGTCGAAAATTTCGACAGCCAGTTTTTAACTACAGAATCGGGCAATGGCATCTGGGGAACGCTGACCGAAACGAATCCGGACATCATCCTAATTATGTCGGACGCCGCCACAGACAACGATTACAGTCTGCTAAAGGCGATCCAATCCAAAAAGACTTTGCTTCCGGCATCCGTTATCGTGGTCACCCCCAAGACTCCGTCCGACAAGGAATTCAAGTGCCTGGATTACGGTGTACTGGACTTTATCAGTGCCCCTTACAGCAAGCAGCTAATCGTCAACCGACTTGAAAAGCTGACCAACGTCAAGGAATCCATCCATCTGCAGGAACTGGAGTACATTCTAAAGCGACTCCCCTCCAACATCTTCTTGAAGGATGCCGAAGGCAAGTACGTGTTCTGCACCCATTACTGGCACCACCTTCACGGCGCCGACGAACCGGGCTGGACGATCCGCGGAAAGACCGACGTGGAAATCCGAAAGGACAAAGAAAACGCCAAGATGGCCATGGAAAAGGACAAGGAGATTATCCGTACCGGCAAGGGCGCCCATTACGTCATCGAGGTAAACGCAGACGGAATCCAGGAATTCCTCGAGATCATCAAGGAACCCGTCCACGACGACAAGGGCAACATTTACGGCATCGTGGCCCTGATCAACAACGTGACGGAACAGGAAAAGCTTAAACGCCAGCTGCACCGTCTGGCCATTACCGACGAACTGACCGGCCTATACAACCGAACTTACCTGAACGAAATTCTAGGAACAATCGCTACCGACGACAAGTTGCCGCTGGGATTCATATCGGCAGACTGCAATTACCTGAAGCAGGTAAACGATTATTACGGACATCTGATCGGCGATGAATACATCCGACTTGTGGGCGTGCTGTTCAAGATGGTTCTCCCCGAAGACGCCATGTTCTTCAGAATGGGCGGCGACGAATTCCTGGCAATCATCCCGAGAACTACGGAACCTCAGTTGCTAAACTACATTCTGCACCTGAAGTCCAAGGCCCAGATGCTACAAATTCGCGGACGACGCTTCAGCGTTGCCTTCGGCTACTCCTGCATGACTTCCAAGAACGACGACATCATAAAGTATTTGGAAAGGGCCGACCACGAAATGTACACGGACAAGGCCGAAAAAAAACGTAAAGACGACTAA